A stretch of Electrophorus electricus isolate fEleEle1 chromosome 3, fEleEle1.pri, whole genome shotgun sequence DNA encodes these proteins:
- the LOC113575955 gene encoding RING finger protein 223, translating into MQVKATTPSQAMVHQHGTALPSDKDDRVWDAAPECSICFTSYDNAFKTPKVLECTHTFCLECLTRFITISPEQEGTQITCPLCRQPTSVPESGPPALTTSKDILDQLPSYQQQEEHLWLDGKRLCYSNPMTPDSVCIYIGGENQENENRHRERESCGRRLLHFLGFHGNWKQLLIFTLVLLIIFSIILWPIQYILR; encoded by the coding sequence ATGCAGGTAAAAGCAACTACACCTTCCCAAGCAATGGTGCACCAACATGGGACAGCACTCCCCAGTGACAAGGATGACCGTGTCTGGGATGCTGCTCCTGAATGTTCCATCTGTTTCACCTCATATGATAATGCCTTCAAGACACCTAAGGTTCTGGAATGTACTCATACTTTCTGTTTGGAGTGCCTGACCCGCTTCATCACCATTTCACCAGAGCAGGAAGGAACTCAGATCACCTGTCCTCTTTGCCGACAGCCAACTTCTGTACCTGAGAGTGGACCACCAGCTCTGACCACTAGCAAAGATATCCTAGACCAACTCCCTAGTTACCAGCAGCAAGAAGAACATCTATGGCTTGACGGAAAGAGACTCTGCTATTCAAATCCAATGACACCTGACTCAGTCTGCATTTATATTGGTGGAGAAAACCAAGAGAATGAAAACAGACACCGAGAAAGGGAAAGCTGTGGAAGGAGACTGCTGCACTTCCTTGGCTTTCATGGCAACTGGAAGCAACTGCTGATTTTTACTCTGGTGCTACtcataatattttccatcattcTTTGGCCCATACAATACATTTTAAGGTAG
- the c3h1orf159 gene encoding uncharacterized protein C1orf159 homolog isoform X1: MLRRTSLTMIRVYFIIAVALFVLEINVTQAVLENTDNCCGRTQKMNETCANSTRCDSGCLRVLENNTVLCVPCVALTSEMENITLCNYTGTKDHTTVFTIIRIGGPGVAASVLLGTLLISLFLILSVASFFYLKRSNRLPGVFYRRNKAFIFQPSETAVMIPADTSVRKPRYVRRERPSATSAGSSATMATGSATKVYNVTIQ; the protein is encoded by the exons ATGTTGAGAAG GACTAGCCTCACCATGATCAGAGTCTACTTCATCATCGCGGTGGCACTTTTTGTGTTAGAAATTAATGTAACCCAG gcTGTGCTAGAAAACACAGATAATTGCTGTGGGAGAacacagaaaatgaatgaaacctgTGCAAACAGCACACGCTGCGATTCTG GGTGCCTCCGTGTTTTGGAGAACAacacagttttgtgtgtgccatgtgtCGCATTAACTTCTGAGATGGAAAACATAACACTCTGCAACTATA CAGGGACCAAGGATCACACAACAGTGTTCACTATAATTAGGATTG GCGGTCCAGGTGTAGCCGCCTCTGTCCTTCTGGGAACTCTGCTGATCAGTTTattcctcattctctctgttgCCTCCTTCTTCTACCTCAAACGCTCCAACCGTCTGCCCGGTGTCTTCTATAGGCGTAACAAAg ctTTCATATTTCAGCCCAGTGAGACG gcTGTCATGATACCTGCAGACACATCAG TGCGCAAACCAAGGTATGTCAGGAGAGAGAGGCCCTCGGCAACATCAGCAGGCAGCAGTGCTACCATGGCAACTGGGTCAGCAACAAAGGTGTATAATGTAACCATCCAGTAG
- the c3h1orf159 gene encoding uncharacterized protein C1orf159 homolog isoform X2: protein MIRVYFIIAVALFVLEINVTQAVLENTDNCCGRTQKMNETCANSTRCDSGCLRVLENNTVLCVPCVALTSEMENITLCNYTGTKDHTTVFTIIRIGGPGVAASVLLGTLLISLFLILSVASFFYLKRSNRLPGVFYRRNKAFIFQPSETAVMIPADTSVRKPRYVRRERPSATSAGSSATMATGSATKVYNVTIQ, encoded by the exons ATGATCAGAGTCTACTTCATCATCGCGGTGGCACTTTTTGTGTTAGAAATTAATGTAACCCAG gcTGTGCTAGAAAACACAGATAATTGCTGTGGGAGAacacagaaaatgaatgaaacctgTGCAAACAGCACACGCTGCGATTCTG GGTGCCTCCGTGTTTTGGAGAACAacacagttttgtgtgtgccatgtgtCGCATTAACTTCTGAGATGGAAAACATAACACTCTGCAACTATA CAGGGACCAAGGATCACACAACAGTGTTCACTATAATTAGGATTG GCGGTCCAGGTGTAGCCGCCTCTGTCCTTCTGGGAACTCTGCTGATCAGTTTattcctcattctctctgttgCCTCCTTCTTCTACCTCAAACGCTCCAACCGTCTGCCCGGTGTCTTCTATAGGCGTAACAAAg ctTTCATATTTCAGCCCAGTGAGACG gcTGTCATGATACCTGCAGACACATCAG TGCGCAAACCAAGGTATGTCAGGAGAGAGAGGCCCTCGGCAACATCAGCAGGCAGCAGTGCTACCATGGCAACTGGGTCAGCAACAAAGGTGTATAATGTAACCATCCAGTAG
- the iho1 gene encoding interactor of HORMAD1 protein 1 translates to MKPNVWNIRDVLNIPPTCMGTKTGSTSDYSSLTDSQFLFGSQFWPDNSQSFPQDISGPSKSSRQGSQEINEMKVSTSYNSKPLLFGDGNATHSTGGKAKGILDKFEEEKRKAKESEILIQGIRQLQENLENIKRTFLNCFDGNCDITRKAVAEGVDSFKKTIWNDLDIIKESISSQTEMLMNLQTKTHTEMKDIENKATMAITGLRTIVLGLQRDMELLRVEQSKEQNVLGEILSLLSTKMTAHFSGPHTSHVRMIENAVQTSPDLLERFGVISEEKCYFKSMRVCSGDITHPEERVDKIAEPVEAKCLDKLSTGESLPILSHQPIENPRPFNHTAVEMSEPSTWQKTCCTHSVMTSAASPTAVSAVIQAPIRGNMVGTSVHFEPLKSLGNMDENASANWTEISRQKKVSKRGQRIQPFRRKKRALILPQRRSTNRMALVNVFEENQHDDEQENMVPFPTVNVYWKTSKKTVSENHLQPQQECPIRTESEQHLNPWLWSQSSNSSQMMMMECQKAELKRAKSEHNTDAINDQRGIWQLFDFISDSD, encoded by the exons ATGAAGCCTAACGTTTGGAACATAAGGGATGTTTTGAATATCCCACCAACCTGTAT GGGGACCAAAACTGGTTCCACCAGTGACTACTCCAGCCTGACTGATTCTCAGTTTTTGTTTGGATCTCAGTTTTGGCCCGATAATTCTCAAAGCTTTCCCCAGGACATAAGTGGGCCATCCAAAAGTTCTCGACAGGGCTCACAGGAG ATAAATGAAATGAAGGTATCAACCAGTTACAACTCCAAGCCTTTGCTATTTGGAGATGGAAAcgcaacacacagcactggtgGGAAAGCCAAGGGCATACTAGACAAGTTTGAAGAGGAGAAGCGAAAGGCCAAAGAGAG tgaAATTCTCATTCAGGGCATCAGACAGTTGCAGGAAAATCtggaaaat ATCAAAAGGACGTTTTTAAACTGCTTTGATGGAAACTGTGATATTACCCGAAAAGCTGTAGCTGAAGGAGTGgatagttttaaaaaaacaa tttgGAATGATTTAGACATAATAAAGGAGAGCATATCAAGTCAAACTGAAATGCTGATGAATCTGCAGACCAAGACCCATACAGAGATGAAGGACATTGAGAATAAG GCTACAATGGCTATAACAGGTTTGCGCACAATCGTACTTGGTCTCCAGCGGGATATGGAATTGCTGCGAGTAGAACAGAGTAAGGAGCAGAATGTGCTTGGAGAGATACTGTCTCTGCTCAGCACTAAAATGACTGCACACTTCAGTGGACCTCATACTAGCCATGTCAGAATGATTGAAAACGCTGTCCAGACATCACCTGATCTTTTGGAGAGGTTTGGTGTCATTTCGGAGGAGaagtgttattttaaaagtatgaGGGTGTGCAGTGGGGACATTACTCACCCAGAAGAAAGGGTAGACAAAATTGCGGAGCCTGTTGAAGCAAAATGTCTAGATAAGCTCAGCACAGGAGAATCTTTGCCGATCTTAAGCCATCAGCCTATTGAGAATCCACGGCCATTTAATCACACCGCAGTGGAGATGTCTGAGCCCAGTACCTGGCAGAAGACTTGCTGCACCCACTCAGTTATGACCAGTGCTGCAAGCCCTACTGCTGTCAGTGCTGTTATTCAAGCTCCTATAAGAGGTAACATGGTTGGAACCTCTGTGCATTTTGAACCATTAAAATCTTTGGGTAATATGGATGAGAACGCCTCAGCAAACTGGACTGAAATATCCAGGCAGAAAAAAGTTTcaaagagaggacagagaatCCAGCCTTTtaggaggaagaagagagctCTGATTCTGCCACAAAGGAGGTCTACTAACAGGATGGCGTTGGTTAATGTATTTGAGGAGAACCAGCATGATGATGAGCAAGAAAACATGGTCCCTTTCCCAACAGTCAATGTCTACTGGAAAACAAGCAAGAAGACTGTTTCAGAGAACCATCTACAACCTCAGCAGGAATGTCCAATTAGGACTGAATCTGAACAGCACCTGAATCCTTGGTTATGGTCCCAAAGCAGCAACAGCtctcagatgatgatgatggaatgCCAGAAAGCTGAATTGAAGAGAGCAAAGTCTGAACACAACACTGATGCCATAAATGATCAGAGAGGCATCTGGCAGCTCTTTGACTTCATCAGTGACTCTGACTAA
- the kbtbd12 gene encoding kelch repeat and BTB domain-containing protein 12 isoform X1 encodes MDLRAKHGLALLEQLNRMREDEQLTDVVLVAEGVSFPCHRAVLAAFSPYFRVMFTCGLRESTHRQIVLRDMPAQSLALLLDYMYSSKLPLSPDNVQGISVAAFLLQMDDVFGRCQIYMTANMDASNCLGIYYYARDLGAEDLADQAQRYLRQHFTEVCLSEEVLELEAHQLGALLASDDLNVTREETILDVVLRWVKHSSVGAGLEEEHRVNHLPELLKKVRLPLVSAGYLKETMRRNTPLLSDAECLQMMEDVLEATGAHPHAPPRRLKLRYGMETTDLLLCIGNDTGGIRSRYGSYSDHCFCYAPITGRTFFITSPRYGDALGYVCAGVVTEGNDIIVAGELGARRMARHKDRNVEIFKYNQDAQGSWKHLGSAEYRDSYALSSLNDNLYLIGGQMKLKNQYLITNSVDRWSLQGGPWHSAAPLPMPLAYHSVVRMKRRLYVLGGRTPQTYRADEEPDRMSNRLLEYDPETNKWNELCPMKYSKYRCCAVALNGEIYVLGGIGCEGVDHGQSRRCLDAVEIYSLDGDFWRDGPPLPWPLLSLRSNAPNAGVVDGKLYVCGYYKGADRHDIITKDILQLDPWENEWTVVVKQAVMHDSYDVCLVSNLNPRGLMRPPADLVDE; translated from the exons ATGGATCTGAGAGCTAAACATGGTTTGGCGCTGCTGGAGCAGCTCAATCGCATGCGAGAAGATGAGCAACTCACAGATGTTGTGCTTGTTGCTGAAGGTGTCAGTTTCCCATGCCACCGTGCTGTTCTTGCTGCATTCAGCCCCTACTTCCGTGTTATGTTCACCTGCGGCCTGCGTGAGAGCACCCACCGTCAGATTGTACTGAGGGACATGCCAGCTCAGAGCTTAGCCCTCCTGCTGGACTACATGTACAGTTCCAAACTCCCACTGTCCCCAGACAATGTGCAGGGCATCTCTGTTGCTGCCTTCCTACTGCAGATGGATGACGTTTTTGGGCGCTGTCAAATCTACATGACAGCCAACATGGATGCCTCAAACTGCTTGGGCATTTATTACTACGCTCGGGACTTGGGGGCTGAGGATCTGGCTGACCAGGCCCAGCGCTACCTCCGgcaacacttcactgaggtgtGTCTAAGTGAGGAGGTGCTGGAACTGGAGGCCCACCAGCTAGGGGCACTGCTGGCCTCAGATGACCTTAATGTGACACGGGAGGAGACCATTCTTGATGTGGTGCTACGATGGGTAAAACATAGCTCGGTTGGTGCAGGCCTGGAAGAAGAACACCGTGTCAATCATCTCCCTGAACTCTTGAAAAAGGTACGACTTCCTTTGGTTAGTGCAGGTTACCTGAAGGAGACCATGCGACGGAACACACCACTGCTGTCTGATGCAGAATGCTTGCAGATGATGGAGGATGTGTTGGAAGCGACAGGAGCACATCCACATGCTCCACCCCGTCGACTGAAACTACGCTATGGCATGGAGACCACTGACTTACTCCTATGCATCGGCAATGACACTGGAGGTATACGGTCACGCTACGGTAGCTATTCGGACCATTGCTTCTGCTATGCTCCTATCACTGGTCGCACATTTTTCATCACGTCCCCTCGCTATGGTGATGCTCTTGGATATGTCTGTGCTGGGGTTGTCACTGAAGGGAATGATATTATTGTGGCAGGAGAGTTAGGAGCACGAAGAATGGCAAGACATAAAGACAGGAATGTTGAGATTTTCAA gtaTAACCAGGATGCTCAGGGTAGCTGGAAGCACCTGGGTTCAGCAGAATATCGTGATTCATATGCACTGAGCTCCCTGAATGATAACTTGTACCTCATTGGAGGTCAAATGAAGCTAAAGAACCAGTACCTCATCACAAATAGTGTTGACCGCTGGTCATTGCAAGGCGGTCCTTGGCACAGTGCTGCACCTCTACCTATGCCCTTGGCGTATCACAGCGTAGTCCGGATGAAAAGGCGCCTTTATGTGCTTGGAGGACGGACCCCACAG ACATACCGTGCAGATGAGGAGCCTGACCGTATGAGTAACCGCCTGCTTGAGTATGACCCAGAGACCAACAAATGGAATGAGCTCTGTCCAATGAAATACTCTAAATATCGCTGCTGTGCAGTTGCACTCAATGGGGAAATCTATGTTCTAG GTGGTATTGGATGTGAGGGCGTAGATCACGGGCAGTCACGCCGCTGTCTTGATGCAGTAGAGATCTATAGCCTTGATGGAGATTTCTGGAGAGATGGCCCTCCTTTACCATGGCCTCTTCTCTCACTGAGAAGCAATGCACCAAATGCTGGTGTGGTGGATGGAAAGCTGTATGTTTGTGGCTACTACAAAGGAGCAG ATCGGCATGACATTATCACCAAGGACATCCTGCAGTTGGATCCATGGGAAAATGAGTGGACTGTTGTGGTAAAGCAGGCTGTAATGCATGACAGTTATGACGTATGTCTAGTGTCAAACCTTAACCCCCGAGGACTTATGCGCCCTCCTGCTGACTTAGTTGATGAATAA
- the kbtbd12 gene encoding kelch repeat and BTB domain-containing protein 12 isoform X2, translating into MDLRAKHGLALLEQLNRMREDEQLTDVVLVAEGVSFPCHRAVLAAFSPYFRVMFTCGLRESTHRQIVLRDMPAQSLALLLDYMYSSKLPLSPDNVQGISVAAFLLQMDDVFGRCQIYMTANMDASNCLGIYYYARDLGAEDLADQAQRYLRQHFTEVCLSEEVLELEAHQLGALLASDDLNVTREETILDVVLRWVKHSSVGAGLEEEHRVNHLPELLKKVRLPLVSAGYLKETMRRNTPLLSDAECLQMMEDVLEATGAHPHAPPRRLKLRYGMETTDLLLCIGNDTGGELGARRMARHKDRNVEIFKYNQDAQGSWKHLGSAEYRDSYALSSLNDNLYLIGGQMKLKNQYLITNSVDRWSLQGGPWHSAAPLPMPLAYHSVVRMKRRLYVLGGRTPQTYRADEEPDRMSNRLLEYDPETNKWNELCPMKYSKYRCCAVALNGEIYVLGGIGCEGVDHGQSRRCLDAVEIYSLDGDFWRDGPPLPWPLLSLRSNAPNAGVVDGKLYVCGYYKGADRHDIITKDILQLDPWENEWTVVVKQAVMHDSYDVCLVSNLNPRGLMRPPADLVDE; encoded by the exons ATGGATCTGAGAGCTAAACATGGTTTGGCGCTGCTGGAGCAGCTCAATCGCATGCGAGAAGATGAGCAACTCACAGATGTTGTGCTTGTTGCTGAAGGTGTCAGTTTCCCATGCCACCGTGCTGTTCTTGCTGCATTCAGCCCCTACTTCCGTGTTATGTTCACCTGCGGCCTGCGTGAGAGCACCCACCGTCAGATTGTACTGAGGGACATGCCAGCTCAGAGCTTAGCCCTCCTGCTGGACTACATGTACAGTTCCAAACTCCCACTGTCCCCAGACAATGTGCAGGGCATCTCTGTTGCTGCCTTCCTACTGCAGATGGATGACGTTTTTGGGCGCTGTCAAATCTACATGACAGCCAACATGGATGCCTCAAACTGCTTGGGCATTTATTACTACGCTCGGGACTTGGGGGCTGAGGATCTGGCTGACCAGGCCCAGCGCTACCTCCGgcaacacttcactgaggtgtGTCTAAGTGAGGAGGTGCTGGAACTGGAGGCCCACCAGCTAGGGGCACTGCTGGCCTCAGATGACCTTAATGTGACACGGGAGGAGACCATTCTTGATGTGGTGCTACGATGGGTAAAACATAGCTCGGTTGGTGCAGGCCTGGAAGAAGAACACCGTGTCAATCATCTCCCTGAACTCTTGAAAAAGGTACGACTTCCTTTGGTTAGTGCAGGTTACCTGAAGGAGACCATGCGACGGAACACACCACTGCTGTCTGATGCAGAATGCTTGCAGATGATGGAGGATGTGTTGGAAGCGACAGGAGCACATCCACATGCTCCACCCCGTCGACTGAAACTACGCTATGGCATGGAGACCACTGACTTACTCCTATGCATCGGCAATGACACTGGAG GAGAGTTAGGAGCACGAAGAATGGCAAGACATAAAGACAGGAATGTTGAGATTTTCAA gtaTAACCAGGATGCTCAGGGTAGCTGGAAGCACCTGGGTTCAGCAGAATATCGTGATTCATATGCACTGAGCTCCCTGAATGATAACTTGTACCTCATTGGAGGTCAAATGAAGCTAAAGAACCAGTACCTCATCACAAATAGTGTTGACCGCTGGTCATTGCAAGGCGGTCCTTGGCACAGTGCTGCACCTCTACCTATGCCCTTGGCGTATCACAGCGTAGTCCGGATGAAAAGGCGCCTTTATGTGCTTGGAGGACGGACCCCACAG ACATACCGTGCAGATGAGGAGCCTGACCGTATGAGTAACCGCCTGCTTGAGTATGACCCAGAGACCAACAAATGGAATGAGCTCTGTCCAATGAAATACTCTAAATATCGCTGCTGTGCAGTTGCACTCAATGGGGAAATCTATGTTCTAG GTGGTATTGGATGTGAGGGCGTAGATCACGGGCAGTCACGCCGCTGTCTTGATGCAGTAGAGATCTATAGCCTTGATGGAGATTTCTGGAGAGATGGCCCTCCTTTACCATGGCCTCTTCTCTCACTGAGAAGCAATGCACCAAATGCTGGTGTGGTGGATGGAAAGCTGTATGTTTGTGGCTACTACAAAGGAGCAG ATCGGCATGACATTATCACCAAGGACATCCTGCAGTTGGATCCATGGGAAAATGAGTGGACTGTTGTGGTAAAGCAGGCTGTAATGCATGACAGTTATGACGTATGTCTAGTGTCAAACCTTAACCCCCGAGGACTTATGCGCCCTCCTGCTGACTTAGTTGATGAATAA